The Anomaloglossus baeobatrachus isolate aAnoBae1 chromosome 4, aAnoBae1.hap1, whole genome shotgun sequence genome contains the following window.
CTCTACTATTAATctattgctgattaaacagtgattttatcaaaactacactaagcagcccagtaagtgacatcacaggaatcaggatctctgcccctacgttatgctgctctcagattaggtggcaaaaacctggtgacagattcccattaaatgcATGTATTCTGGGCTAAAAGTATTTTTGCaactgggtttcattaaaaatttgaAACAAGTtcctgacgtcaccactcatcatgGATATCCCGCGACAGTCGTGGGAACCACGGGACTAGGTCGACCCTCTGAACTCTGCTTTCTAATAAATGAACAAGGAACAgtgtttttatgtctttcaggttttcgTTTGTGGACTAGGTTGGGATCCCTGGACCACGTCAGACCTGCAtgggtttttattttttgtttttaaataaattggtgaacaaggaaaAGAGTTGGAGTCTTTTATGTTTGTCTGTCTTTCAAATAAactctttttgtgtgtttttttttcttctttttgcttACAGGGTTAGTCATGGGGGTGTCCAATAGATGCCTCTCCTTTACTAACActaggacttgatgccagctgacagtaGACAGATGACAAACCTCAACTATCATTACCCCGATTGTCATCGCACCAGGCCAATCAGGAACAGccgaggtgaagcaccagaattggagcatctgatgtaatgcaccaattctggggcggctgcgtgctggtatttttaggctgggaaaggcccaataaccgtggaccttctcaacctgataatatcagctcacagctgtttgctttacctttgctggttataaaaaaataggGGTGGAGGGATCCCtcgtcattttttaaatttattaggTTACataaggctaaaaacaccctttagtgccccatgaaaggcactaaagggtgcaagtgtataatatgtaggagGGTTGGGAAATGATTTAAGCAGGATATCTATcaatttatttatctatccatctatcatctctctccatccatccatcttcttGGCACATCTTTAAAGATTTGTGTGCGTTAATTTCTTGAATACAATTCATTTTGGTGCCGGTTACACAAATGTCATCCCTgcactgtacgtgtttttcacagacccatagactactATTGGCCCTTGCTTGATGGTAAAaagcggacatgtctccatgtggctcACATGAACACATGTGCATCACAAGGACACACTGTCCATCTGAAAACATGAAGCTGTAAAAGTCAACAAATTTTAATAAGTGTGCAGGTGAACATGTCTCCAGTAAGTGTGATAACCGACACCAGATGTACTGGAAATACTGATGTCTGATGGGGGCCTAGAAAGTAGATCCAGATTACATGTAGGGTAATGGTGGAGAAATTGTAAAACTGTGGTCCACTTTTCTCTTATTAGTGATTATAatcattaaaaacttggggctaaaaatattttagtggtaaaaatgttatCATTCTTTTTCACCACCTAATGGTATAAATATCTGCAAGGCACATGGGGTGTAAACAAGCTCATTGCACACCTAGATGACTTAATTGAGGAATGTAGTTtgtaaattggggtcacttgtggagaaaCAGGGGAGTGTCTGCTTTTCTAGAACCTCAAGTACTCGCAAACCATTCTAGCAAAATCTGCACTACAATAcgtcactccttcccttctgagctttgcagtgcctcaaaagtagttttcaaccacatatggggtattggtaaaCTCtgttacaatttgttacacaatttctccttttTCTCATATTgccccttttaaaaatgaaaaacttTGGGCCAAAGCAATTgtattgagagaaaaaaaaaaaaaaaaaaagaaaggaaacttTCAATTACTCAGCCCAatggttatacaattctgtgaatcacctgaaaatgaaaaatgctcactacacacctagacaaattccttgagaggtgtagtttccaaaatggggtacgtTGTGGGGGTTTACGCTTTTTTGCCATGTCAGGCTCTTCAAAATTTGACATGGCAtacgcaatctattccagccaaaccgGAGCTCCAAATTTCAATTAGTGCACTTTTCTTTCTGACCCCTTCCATGCACCTAAAAAGTAGTTGTCCACCACACATTGGGTATCTGTgtagaggagaaattgcacaacaaattgtaagatccattttctcttgttacctctgtgaaaattaaaattttgaggcAAATGCATCAGGTTTGTAGGAAAAATGTATTATTTAATTTTCatgactcaacgttataaaattctgagaAGCACTTGTGGgttttcaaggtgctcaccaaacctctaaataaatttcttgagtggtgtagtttctaaaatggggtcacttgtggggtagctccactgttttcgcacatcaggggctctgcagtcACAACATGGCGTCCGATATTTCTTCCAGACAATTTTACGCTCCAAAAGTcggatggtgctccttcccttccgaaccttgctgtatgcccaaacagtagttttccaccacttatggggtattggtacattcaggagaaattgcacaacaaaaaatGTATGGCCTATTTTCTTCTGTCTACCCTTATGAAAAAGTTTGAGGCCAATGCAATATTTTTGTGCTTGTAAATTGGGTTTTGAGAATCTCAAGCAGTTAAGCCTGCAATTATGTTGATTTTCTGTGGAATATACTGTAAGTTGACAGCATCGGAACAGGTCTTACTGTattgttttcatttatttttatacccccTTGgcccacaaaacaaaaaaaaaaaaaaacaaaaaaaaaaaaaaacaaacaacacacaaaaacacatgAATTTACAAGGGAGATGAATGGGGTCGAACTGAAAGTTCCTTTCTAGTTATTCTGAACAGTTCCTATGAATTGACTGTGGTCCGATATCTTCAAATACTAGGTTTTATATCAGATTATAGAACTAGAACATTTCCTACCCCCCCAAGACATACAAAGGCCTTCTGTAACCCAACAATTTTGAGCACTAATACATTTTCCTAATTAGGTTTGCTGCATATAACAAAGTCACAATGCGGAAACTCTTTGTGCGTACATCTAATAAGGAACTATTACCAGTCCCAAAAATAATTAGTTCACCATCAGCAGGACAGGGTCATTGGTAAAATGCATAGCAAATCTGAAAATTAAGCAGATGTTTCCTTTCACTAGACCAACTCACAGACCATGAACTTGGGTCAATAAGGGATAACCAAGTTTGATCTTTCCCCAAGGACAAGTGTTATAGAAAAGGTTCTCTTATACACCAATATGTAAAAGGCCATGAAAGAGAACATCGTGAGTAATCACAGGATGGAGTGAAAATGTAATATATTTGAACACAAAGCTAATTTCGTAACAATCAGCATTGACAACAAAAAAGAAATGTAGAAAGATAAAAACAGacataagctgggttcacacatagcgacagcgacatcgctgttacgtcaccattttctgtgacgcaacagcgaccttgtaagtcgctgttatgatcgctgcttagctgtcaaacacagcgacgcagcagcgatcataacgacacgcgtcgctgtgctacatgtgcagagagcagggagccgtgcacactgcttagcgctggctccctgcactcctagctacagtacacatcgggttaattacccgatgtgtactgcagctacatgtgcagagagcaggagccggcactggcagcgagagcagtggacgctggtaacgaaggtaaatattgggtaaccagggaaaggtcttcccttggttacccgatgtttaccctggttacagcttaccgcagctgccagacgccggctcctgctccatgctcgcttcatttcgtcgctctctcgctgtcacacacagcgatgtgtgcgtcacagcgggagagcgacgaccaaaaaatgaagctggacattcagcaacgaccggcgacctcacagcaggggccaggtcgttgctggatgtcacacacagcgacagctacgggacgtcgctgctacgtcacagaaaatgattttatcaaaatgacaacaaacagatcagtaagtgacatcgctggaatcaggggctctgtctctacatgatgctgctctcagatggggtagcaaaagtctagtaacagattccctttacttTCAAGCCACTCTGATCAGGGGGTGTACACAGTTTACATCCTGGCAGAGCTGATGGTGGCTGACCAGTAAGGATGCTGCGTGTCAGACCTCACCAATCTGATGCATTAGTCCAGGCAACCCCTCTAACATCTTAATTTACAGTGTGCTGCCATTCTGTCCCAGGTAATGATCTATGGGATTGTAGCAGGAGTTGACTTGCTTAGTTCATTATATCTTCTACATataccacttaaagggaacctgtcactagatttttgcGTTCTAAACCAGAACTAGCACATTCAGCAGCCCCTGCATTCTATAAAATGTGCATGTTGTCGCATGactccccctgtagaccccacaaatacctttataaaatctcccgccatgtatgCTAATCGTTGGGTACGATGCAATGCGAGTCTTATTTTGCGGCTCTTATGCCTCCTTTTGGCGCTGATTGCTGTCCTCCTTTGATTGTTGACGTAGAGGACGCCTCCGGCGCCGTCCATGTAGCTGGGCAAAATCTCGCTCCTGCGCGATCCGGCGACTTTTCTGTGCAAGCTTGAGATTTTGGTCAGTGATGTGGATGTGCGTCACCTACGTCATCCACTTAGCCTGACAAAATATTGCGCCTACGCAGAGACATTGCTGACTCGCGCAGGCACACCAATGTTTTCACCTCTGCCCGCAATAggacagagcaaagtgcgcctgtacAAGCTTGCAATGTCTccacaggcgcaagattttgccagGCTACGTGGATGACGTAGGTGACGTCATTCACATCGGATGGATGAGGGACAAGAGTCGCAAAATAGGACCCAACGATTAGCATACATGGAGGAAGAGTTTATAAAAGGCATTTGTGGGGTCTAGAGGGGGAGTCATGGGACAACTTGCACCTTTATAGAATACAGCACAagcgctgcttaaagggaacctgtcagcagaaatttcgacttaaacctatcagattccccctctgcagctcctgggctgcattctagcaaggtccctgttagtattgtggcccctttctgacccaaaaaaagagtttatatcgaggtacctttttggcttctgattctctaaatgtgtcacgggggcgggctgcctgatggccgttattctgccccctgttcctgtatgccgcccccatcgccgatttctatacttctggacgccgcccactgctccagccatccccgcgcatgcccagtgctcatctctcgtggatgagcactgtgcccagtgtcactggtggtgacgtgcgcgcagggtttagattatgggcggtgctgtgatgttaattaccaagcaaccgcccataatcgcgggaccgcgcattccccctcggcctgctttctgcgcaagcgcgctgcagctgaactcacgtcacctccttcccatcttgccctgaggcaggaaatagatgggaggagcgcggagcagtgactacaccgatcaggaggagttcagctgcagcgcgcttgcgcagaaagaagcaggccgagggggaatgcgcggtcccgcgattatgggcggttgcttggtaattaacatcacagcaccgcccataatctaaaccctgcgcgcacgtcaccaccggtgacactgggcacagtgctcatccacgagagatgagcactgggcatgcgcggggatggctggagcagtgggcggcgtccagaagtatggaaatcggcgatgggggcggcatacaggaacagggggcagaataacggccatcaggcagcccgcccccgtgacacatttagagaatcagaagccaaaaaggtacctcgatataaactctttttttgggtcagaaaggggccacaatactaacagggaccttgctagaatgcagcccaggagctgcagagggggaatctgttaggtttaagtcgaaatttctgctgacaggttccctttaatgtgctacttttggtttagaactcaaaaatctggcaacaggttccctttaaaagggaatctgcagCAAGTTATAGATACCTGATCTGAGAGAAGCAGAATGTAGGCAAGGAAATTCTGAActtaatgtatcacttagattactgggtgcagctgttcagcCAATCAGATTTTTTAGGTTTAgttatgtagcagagtccagagagctGCCCCACCCATACCAGGTGTACATGTGACATtgcagtccaagcaatgataagggtcctgctgcttaaacagacAGCCCTGTGTTTTGTGTGTTACCCCTTGTAGTATGCTGGCTTTaacttgcatagcaaaaacctactaactaaggctggtttcacactacgtttatttaacatccgtccataacgtttttttagcggaaaaacggatccagtgcaaatgcgttttcacttcaatgcatttgcaatggactcgcgtccacctgcgttcgcatgcgtttgcgtgcgttagacacaggatccgtacttttgcgttattttaacatgtttcaaaaacgctacttgtagcgttttttacctttgtcaaaataacgcatctcacaggatccttcacattgcgtcgcgagctgcaatgcatttcaatgagcgctggatcctgcctagcagaatgcgttgagttgcgttgtaacaggatcctgcttttgtactgagcatgcccagaaccagtctcgcgtgatctgtctctctctcctcctccctccctcaccctctctatctctgtctttcccccttcctctcctgtctctctctcccacctgagagctgcggacactcgtaaccaaggtaaatatcgggtaaccacttctcttagttacccgatgtttacgttggtaacgtgtgcaggcagccctgctcctagcagctgcagatgctcgtaaccaagataaatatcgggtatccaagcccgatgtttaccttggttacgagcgtctgcagctgtcagaagccggctcccagtctggcacgtttagttcccctcactcccgatcacatgactccaatgcctgcccctaaacatccagtgacaggatcctgcaaaataacagatgcgttagcatgcgttttttgctgtaaaagcaggatccgcttttgcagcaaaaaaacgttcctgacgcatgttaaaaaaacgtagtgtgaaagcagcctaattcccTTTAATGAACAGGATACAGTGCATGGGATACTCCCACAGAGATCTAAATTTACATCCCATTCCAATATTAACACCTGTAAACAGGCACAGCTTTTAACACTACTTTTTCTGCAGAAATGCCATTATTAAATTGCAAATTTAGCAAACCTAACTCATAAATTAGTGGAGTGGGCTCTGAATTTAATCAGGGGATGGGGTGCATAGGCAATTAGTGTAGTTTCCTCTGCTGACAGTTTAATGGCTTCCCAGAGACCTCAGGAGGGGAACACATGGCATTACTATATGCTATGTTTCTTTTCTGAAAGGGTTAAGTTGTTTTCTGTCCCTAGAGTAGTTAGGTCCCGCTTCTTTTTCCCCCGCAATATTCACCATGCCCTGGGTATCTGGCCTGGGGTATAGCAATTGGGCTGTGGTCCATTGGCAGTGCGTTGCTGGGGGAGATTTTCTAATCTTCCCTAGTAACGTCCTGCGATTGGTGTCCTTTATTTGTAAATATGGGCACCAAGGTGTCAGTGTCACCGCCCCTTACCTGAAGTTGCCCGCCCACCCTCCCGTTAATGTTAATTTTCGTCACGGCcttggagtaaagcgggctttacacgctacgacatcgctagcgatattgagcgtgtaagcacccgcccccgtcgtgaatgcgatatcgtgtgatcgctgccgcagcgaacattatcgctatggcagcgtcacacgcacttacttggtcggcgtcatcgctgtgactgccgaacaatccctccctcaaggggaagggacgttcgccatcacagcgacgtcaccaagcggccggccaatcaaagcaaaggggcggagatgagcaggatgtaacatcccgcccacctccttccttccgcattgcggccggcggcaggtaaggagaggttcctcgctcctgcggtgtcacacagcgatgtgtgcagccgcaggagcgacgaaccacatcgataatcaaccattaccgatttttggttttgggacgacctctccatggtgaacaattttcaccatttttgaggtcgcttaaggccgctggtaagtatcacgcgctgcgatatcgttaatgacgccggatgtgcgtcactaacaatgtgaccccgacgataaaacattaacgatatcgtagcgtgtaaagaccccttaagTCTCTCGTTATGAAGAAACCTATGTATTGTTAAAACGAGCTTGAGTGTTTGTACTGGTAACCTGGTATGATCGTATCAAATTAAATTGGTTTTGATTTATTTTGTTATGCTTATTAAAATTTAATAAAGGCCACCAGATCCATTGTGTTCGTTTTTCTATTTACGGCTATTAGTAGATTTGTAAGGCATTATGTAATGCCATGCATAGGCATTGGATTATTGGCAGACCTCTAGTACCCAAACAAGCTTGAATCACAGAGTGTATCAATTACCAGCCTTGGTGAGAGGGAGTAGTTACTGTATGTTTCAAGATATATAGTCTACCTCactgcaataataaaaaaaaatatttttaaacacACTATTATAAAGTGATAAATTACCAAACAGGCATCATGTTGAATTCAGTCAGAGAAAActaacaggaaaaaaaacaaacataacacCGAACTGGAAAACAGTTATCTTTGGAATAATGTCAGCTGACGGTTTCCTGAATGGCACACGAAGCAGGACTGGCAGGAGAGAAACCCTAGTGTACACAATGCATCTGTCTAAAGTCAAGTACAGGAAAGAGGAGCAGGCCAGACGGGGCGGAGAGAAATTTAGGTCAAGGATTTTATGGCCACGAAGAAAGCCACGCTATGATACTGCAGAATTATAACCAGCTAGCCAGAGTCAGTGCGGATCAATTCACAATACCCGATAGATAAGCCATGTGACGAATGTGACCCCTGGACAGGAAGACTGAGCGCTGCCCCCTACTTCACTGCTGTTCTGAGACAATAATGTAAAGTCGTGCCAGGTCGGCTAATCAAAATTAGAGCCATGGAGACAATTCTCAGGGCTTCCGTCTAACAGCTGCAGATTACACCTAGCATGAAGGAGACACAGCTAGCATATAGGAGGAAAGTGCTGTAGTCAGTTGAGATCAAACTAGAACTTTTTGTGATAAACGCCAAACACTGTGTGGCAGAAAACTAGCACTGCATATCAGCCTGAAAACACCATCCACACCGTCAAACatagtggaggcagcatcatgctgtggggatgcttttcttcagcagaaacAAGGAAGCTGGTCAAAGGTGATGGGAagataaatacagggcaatcctggaggaaaacctgttggagGATGCAAAAGACTGGGGCGAAAGTTCACTTTCCTGCAGTACGACCACCCTATACATACTGCCAGagttacaatggatggtttagatctaaTCATATATATGTGtttgaatctgtgacaagacttaaaTTGCTATTCACAGACGCTCTCCATTCAATCTTACTGAGCTAGAGACATTTTGCAAagaattagcaaaaaaaaaaaggccttTAAAATGTGCAAAGCTGATAGAAACATTGCCTAAAAAAACTCGTACCAGTAATTGCAACAAATGgaagtcctacaaagtattgactcgtcaggggctgaatacaaatgcacatcccaATTATCAGATTTATATTTGTACAATATTTACAAAACCAggtatcattttctttacacttcataAGTAGTTGCTACTTTGTTTTGGAAGATCACAAAAAAAAATTCATGGGGTATGATtgctttttcaaggcactatagcttaaaaaagaaaaaaaaaacaaaaaaaaaaaaaaacagactccaTGGATGGAGGGCTTATGACTAACAGAagagtggctatattggtcacatttTTTTGAGATGTCAGAAATTTAATTTTTGTATATTAATTATACATCAATTTTGCACAGATATTCTCCTGACAAAAGAAAACATCAGTTTTACTTTAACTATTCAGGTTTATTAGCATATTGGATTTTCTGACATAACTGTAATTGCTGAAAATTAATCACAAATACTAAATATTTGTGCCCTAATGGATGTAAATGTGAGGAAGTGTTATATGTGTACCTACAATGTGAATGCTCTGTGCAATATAGTTATAATTTTCATTGCAAGGACCTATTGGCGAATAGACTTATTGTACAGGTTTACTTTGAACTTTCCTAAAGGTAGCCTATAAGTATTAAAGCATTATCTACACCATTGTTTCTTAAACTTCAGTCTGCTAGGTCCCCAACGAatgaggttttcaggatttccttaaagggaacctgtcaggtgcaatatgcacccagaaccacgactagtcgcaagggcgttaattCCCTTGGCTAGTCTTTATGGTGGCCAGCGGAGTATGGTTGTGtactgcgcatgatccggagtccccaaGACTCCCGATCATCCTGATGCtcggtgtaagcttcccggcttcagcaAGGTATAGTCTGCATTACCGGAAATGCTGGTGACTCAATATCATGCAaagtgtgcatccatcctccgccagccACCATCAAAAGTGAGGTATTTGCTGcattgctgtgcattcattagcatgttagtgcgcccacaggggtgtacttaaATATTAAGGGGGCAGACTAGAGGAAGAACTTGATTTACATACATGTGCTTATTTGATGTATCCTGTTATTAGCCATATGAGAAGTGATATATTATCTCCGTATTGATttctgtttaataaaaaagatctgatttaaaaaaaaagggggcagactagccaagggaactcatgcccttgcgactagtccctggccttattagcatataacaaacaatctttagaaatatctttagaaaaagtatgcctatttatgctactagatacagggacggttaggcagggattatcaataagTCCCCAgtactgctcgtagttctgggggCATGTTGCACCTGACAGTCACTTTACACAGGTGATTGCCATATATTCTATTTCTGACCTTGATAATTCCATCTcaggtgcaatgctaaggaaattctgaaaacatgatGGCCGCGAGAGCTGGAGTTTAAGAATTATGGTTCTTCACAGACATAATTTTAGCACCTAAAGAAGATAAATCATAGTAGCAGAAAAGCAGAGTCCTACCTCTGGGTGACATGGGTAGGTGCTGCACAACTCAATTcatttgggtcctccacctcaTAAATAGTTGCATTGCATTCATTTACATCTGTAACGAGTGTGAACGGCAAGTTTTCATATTCTGGAATTTCTTCATAGTGACAAATATTTTCATAGTCTGGAATATCAGCGTCGGATTTGTCCAAAGAAGAAGAAGATTCCAGCTGGGAACTGGGCGCTAAAAGCAGATTTTCATCTAAAGACACAGAAGCTGGGTGGTTTACATCATTCTTGTGTTTTTGTCTTTTCCTTGATAAAGGACTGAAAGAATCGGCAGACTCTGCTTTCGaaggtttcattttttttcctaAAGTGGGGGATGTAGATTGCCCAGTACAGGAAAATATATCAGATTTCACATTGTCTGCTAGAAGGTTGCCTCGAGAAAGAAATTTCTGAAAGTCACTTTTTATGATGCATACGGATAACTTTAGGTTCAGCAACTTCTTTAAGGAGCTTTTCTTAGGACTTTCAGGTAAGGGTTTGTCTATTCTATCCATATCAACAGCAGATAAAGATTTAGCCCTAGGCTTAGTAGGAGGATTTGGCGCTTCATTACCTGAAGACGTCTTTAATGCCTCTGGACTACCTAAAAAAGGTAAAATTGGGTGCTGCAATTTCCATACTGGTTTCTCGGACGTTATAAACTGTTTTGAGCATAATCCTTCATGTCCTGTAGTGCCATTTAAAGGACCCTCATCGTTGGAGCTCGAGAGCTTCTCCTCTGAAGCAGCTTTTTTGAGCAGACCAGCTGCCGGTAAGCTATATCTTTGTGGCTTCTTAGGGGCAACTCTTGGTGAGCTTACATGTGGGGCATCTTGTACATCATTTCTCTCTGTGGCAGTATTCTTTACAGGCAATTGCTGTTCATAAATAAGTTTCAATTGCTTTGGTAAACTCATTGATAGAGTACTACACCTTATAAAGTTGCTGTTTTCTTCAGGATTTGTTTGTTCTAATGCGCAAGTCACAGTACTTTCTATTTCAGTATCATTTGGAATAGATACAATACCTGAGATCAAGTGTAAATCTCCATTTTGATCTTTATTTCTGTTATGTTGCATACTTGAGCAATTTGGAAGGTCCTCCCCATCTGTAAGTGGTTTATCAGACCACTCATGGTCGACTGTGGAATGGTCGACTCCATTCTGTACCTGTCCAAGATTCATTGGAACAGAGTTCTCACTACTTTCTGCAGTTCTATCCACGCAATCTTGACGCACTAAACACGGCGTCCGCGGCTTTCTTGGTTTTGGGACTGGAAGTTTTCTATGTGGAGGAGGATGAGTCCATGTTAGAAGGTTGGGCTTGGCATTTTCCTCTGTATTTAAAGGCTCATTTTTGGGTAATAAACCATTGCATTGTTTCACATTATTTATGGAGTCAGATGCTAAATGAAACAAAGAAGCGCCATTGGATAAAATCGGTTGCGGAAGTGACTTGTTCGAGCTTTCTGTGCTACCATCAGAATCTACAGTAACATTGCAACAGACAATACTAGTGTTTTCTTCAGCACTTTCCTCCTTGCAGGTATGCCCATTGACAAGGACATCATGTGTTAATGCTTCCTTAAACTTATCTTCCACAATGCTGGCCTTCAAATTACCTTGATTCATTTTTGACGGTTTTACCTGCTGACTACGAGGTTTCCTTCTTATTCTTGCACATGGAACAGGCTGCCCACACATCTTTCTATTTTCTAAATTTTCCAGCTGTTCGATTGCTTTCTGCTTTTTCTTCAAGTACTCCCCATTTCCAAGCGTGTGACTGCAGTCCGTGTTACAGGAACATGGTGAAATGATAAATGTGGAACTTTCATTACTGGCTGGCGATTCTAGCCTACAAATAAAGTTTTCAGAGCCTGTGCGTTCCTCCTTTGCTTCATTACTTGATTTCATGGGGTCATGTTGCTGGTCTTCCACAACAGATGAACTTTTAATGACCTTAGGTTTGGGAGCAATTGTAGGCTTTGATTTCTTTGGTGTCACTTTAGGCTGGACAGTATCAGGCTTGGGTGCAATAGGTGGTGGGCTAGGTCTATGACCCACTGCATGTTTAGGCTTGGGGGCTAATGGAGGCTTCTTGATatctacagggaaaaaaaaaatattaattacaaTTATCAAGTTGCTAATTACTTGTCATATGAATTCTTTTCACTTTGCATAGTctaaagcagggttccccaactccagtcctcaaggcccaccaacagtgcatgttttcaggatttccttagcattgcactgctgttggaaccagcacctgggcaggtaattacattaacacctgtgcaatactaaggaaatcccaaaaacctgcactgttggtgggccttgaggactgaa
Protein-coding sequences here:
- the FGD6 gene encoding FYVE, RhoGEF and PH domain-containing protein 6, translated to MSSDIKKPPLAPKPKHAVGHRPSPPPIAPKPDTVQPKVTPKKSKPTIAPKPKVIKSSSVVEDQQHDPMKSSNEAKEERTGSENFICRLESPASNESSTFIISPCSCNTDCSHTLGNGEYLKKKQKAIEQLENLENRKMCGQPVPCARIRRKPRSQQVKPSKMNQGNLKASIVEDKFKEALTHDVLVNGHTCKEESAEENTSIVCCNVTVDSDGSTESSNKSLPQPILSNGASLFHLASDSINNVKQCNGLLPKNEPLNTEENAKPNLLTWTHPPPHRKLPVPKPRKPRTPCLVRQDCVDRTAESSENSVPMNLGQVQNGVDHSTVDHEWSDKPLTDGEDLPNCSSMQHNRNKDQNGDLHLISGIVSIPNDTEIESTVTCALEQTNPEENSNFIRCSTLSMSLPKQLKLIYEQQLPVKNTATERNDVQDAPHVSSPRVAPKKPQRYSLPAAGLLKKAASEEKLSSSNDEGPLNGTTGHEGLCSKQFITSEKPVWKLQHPILPFLGSPEALKTSSGNEAPNPPTKPRAKSLSAVDMDRIDKPLPESPKKSSLKKLLNLKLSVCIIKSDFQKFLSRGNLLADNVKSDIFSCTGQSTSPTLGKKMKPSKAESADSFSPLSRKRQKHKNDVNHPASVSLDENLLLAPSSQLESSSSLDKSDADIPDYENICHYEEIPEYENLPFTLVTDVNECNATIYEVEDPNELSCAAPTHVTQSEPSLEDPDDDLGLVHSDEEEILNSSDEDDFSSDSSKTDIDNLEEKSEKKTRKKTKIYYIAKEIMSSEKVFVDVLKLLHIDFRYAVAQASKHLGKPVIEDKILNQILYYLPQLYELNRDVLRELRERMSQWSEQQKIADIFVKKGPYLKMYSTYIREFDRNVSLLDEQCKKNAAFGGVVKDFEMSPRCANLALKHYLLKPVQRIPQYRLLLTDYLQNLSHESSDYSDTQAALSVVIEVANHANDILKHGDNFQKLMQIQYSLNGHHEIVQPGRVFLKEGTLMKLSRKVMQPRMFFLFNDTLLYTTPVQSGMYKLNNMLSLAGMKVRKPTQEAYQNELNIESVERSFILSASSATERDDWLDAISSAIEAYAKKKITFNPTKSQEETDPEEEVDNTLGSKAPIWIPDGRATMCMMCTTEFTLTWRRHHCRACGKIVCQACSTNKYSLEYLKNHLARVCDHCFQELQNQDTQCMAKTGSPANHKSPSSTLSSVLHSIPSGRKQKKIPAALKVSASTEDSTMSGYLHRSKGSKKPWKPLWFVIKNKVLYTYAASEDIAALESQPLLGFTVQVVKEDVPESKVINLLHKNTLFYAFRADDMHTTERWIEAFQDATVL